A stretch of Telopea speciosissima isolate NSW1024214 ecotype Mountain lineage chromosome 11, Tspe_v1, whole genome shotgun sequence DNA encodes these proteins:
- the LOC122646637 gene encoding DEAD-box ATP-dependent RNA helicase 41 isoform X1, whose product MEEDKKDNKQDVANTGDVTACGSGSPIKETCWNQREALPGEPSCVICGRYGEYICDETDDDICSMECKQILLGRLANSRKPVCVSSSIKVPVTDECFYVRDDDQKSDSESLSSNQIEALRRRIEIRVKGEFVPPPILSFSSCSLPQKLQQNLESAGYEMPTPVQMQAIPAALIGKNLLVSADTGSGKTASFLVPVVSRCANYLFKHPSDQKKPLALVLAPTRELCVQVEEQAKLLGKGLPFKTALVVGGDAMAGQIYRIQQGVELIVGTPGRLIDLLTKHDIELDEVSVLVLDEVDCMLQRGFRDQVMQIFRALLQPQILMFSATIPPEVEKMANSMANDLILVSTGKPNRPNSSVKQVVIWVESKHKKQKLFEILMSKQHFKPPVVVFVSSRLGADLLSEAIIVMTRLKALSIHGEKPMKERRESLKSFLMGEVSVIVATGVLGRGVDLLGVRQVIVFDMPNSIKEYVHQIGRASRLGEEGTAIVFVNEENKNLFQELVEVLRSSGAAVPRELANSRYTIASYSVGKSQKKRKHGC is encoded by the coding sequence CGCTATGGTGAGTATATATGTGATGAGACAGATGATGATATATGCAGCATGGAATGCAAGCAGATCCTCCTTGGTAGACTTGCCAACTCCCGAAAGCCAGTATGTGTTTCATCTTCTATAAAAGTTCCTGTCACAGATGAGTGCTTTTATGTTAGAGATGATGATCAGAAATCAGATTCTGAGAGTTTGAGCAGCAACCAGATTGAAGCtttaagaagaagaattgagaTCCGAGTCAAGGGAGAATTTGTTCCACCACCCATCCTGTCGTTTTCTTCCTGCAGTCTTCCTCAAAAGCTCCAACAAAATTTAGAATCTGCTGGCTATGAGATGCCCACACCTGTCCAAATGCAAGCCATTCCAGCTGCTTTGATTGGCAAAAACTTGCTCGTTTCAGCTGATACAGGTTCTGGTAAAACAGCATCCTTTCTAGTCCCTGTAGTTTCTCGCTGTGCAAATTATCTTTTCAAACACCCCTCAGACCAGAAAAAGCCATTAGCGTTGGTTCTGGCACCAACCAGAGAGCTCTGTGTACAGGTGGAGGAACAAGCAAAGCTACTGGGGAAGGGTCTGCCCTTTAAAACTGCACTTGTGGTTGGTGGTGATGCCATGGCTGGACAAATTTACCGCATTCAGCAGGGGGTGGAATTGATTGTTGGAACTCCGGGCAGGCTGATTGATCTTTTAACCAAACATGATATTGAACTTGATGAGGTATCAGTTCTGGTTTTGGATGAGGTGGATTGCATGCTTCAGAGGGGCTTTCGGGATCAGGTAATGCAGATTTTCCGGGCTCTTCTACAGCCTCAGATATTGATGTTCTCTGCAACAATCCCACCAGAGGTTGAAAAGATGGCAAACTCAATGGCAAACGATTTGATTCTTGTGTCTACCGGGAAGCCAAACAGGCCAAACAGTTCTGTAAAGCAGGTTGTTATCTGGGTTGAGTCAAAGCATAAGAAGCAGAAGCTTTTTGAGATATTGATGAGCAAGCAACATTTCAAGCCTCCTGTTGTAGTGTTTGTGAGTTCAAGGCTTGGTGCTGATCTCCTGTCTGAAGCAATTATAGTCATGACTAGGCTGAAAGCTCTTTCAATCCATGGAGAGAAGCCTATgaaggagaggagggagagCCTGAAGTCGTTCTTGATGGGAGAGGTTTCTGTGATTGTGGCCACGGGTGTTCTTGGACGAGGTGTGGATCTTTTGGGGGTGAGGCAAGTGATTGTGTTCGACATGCCCAATTCCATTAAAGAGTATGTCCATCAGATTGGTAGGGCATCTAGATTGGGAGAGGAGGGAACAGCAATTGTGTTTGTTAATGAGGAGAATAAAAATCTGTTTCAGGAGTTGGTTGAAGTTTTGAGATCATCAGGAGCTGCTGTTCCTCGTGAGCTTGCTAATTCACGGTACACAATTGCTTCCTACTCTGTTGGCAAGAGCCAGAAGAAACGGAAGCATGGTTGCTGA
- the LOC122646637 gene encoding DEAD-box ATP-dependent RNA helicase 41 isoform X2 produces MEEDKKDNKQDVANTGDVTGSPIKETCWNQREALPGEPSCVICGRYGEYICDETDDDICSMECKQILLGRLANSRKPVCVSSSIKVPVTDECFYVRDDDQKSDSESLSSNQIEALRRRIEIRVKGEFVPPPILSFSSCSLPQKLQQNLESAGYEMPTPVQMQAIPAALIGKNLLVSADTGSGKTASFLVPVVSRCANYLFKHPSDQKKPLALVLAPTRELCVQVEEQAKLLGKGLPFKTALVVGGDAMAGQIYRIQQGVELIVGTPGRLIDLLTKHDIELDEVSVLVLDEVDCMLQRGFRDQVMQIFRALLQPQILMFSATIPPEVEKMANSMANDLILVSTGKPNRPNSSVKQVVIWVESKHKKQKLFEILMSKQHFKPPVVVFVSSRLGADLLSEAIIVMTRLKALSIHGEKPMKERRESLKSFLMGEVSVIVATGVLGRGVDLLGVRQVIVFDMPNSIKEYVHQIGRASRLGEEGTAIVFVNEENKNLFQELVEVLRSSGAAVPRELANSRYTIASYSVGKSQKKRKHGC; encoded by the coding sequence CGCTATGGTGAGTATATATGTGATGAGACAGATGATGATATATGCAGCATGGAATGCAAGCAGATCCTCCTTGGTAGACTTGCCAACTCCCGAAAGCCAGTATGTGTTTCATCTTCTATAAAAGTTCCTGTCACAGATGAGTGCTTTTATGTTAGAGATGATGATCAGAAATCAGATTCTGAGAGTTTGAGCAGCAACCAGATTGAAGCtttaagaagaagaattgagaTCCGAGTCAAGGGAGAATTTGTTCCACCACCCATCCTGTCGTTTTCTTCCTGCAGTCTTCCTCAAAAGCTCCAACAAAATTTAGAATCTGCTGGCTATGAGATGCCCACACCTGTCCAAATGCAAGCCATTCCAGCTGCTTTGATTGGCAAAAACTTGCTCGTTTCAGCTGATACAGGTTCTGGTAAAACAGCATCCTTTCTAGTCCCTGTAGTTTCTCGCTGTGCAAATTATCTTTTCAAACACCCCTCAGACCAGAAAAAGCCATTAGCGTTGGTTCTGGCACCAACCAGAGAGCTCTGTGTACAGGTGGAGGAACAAGCAAAGCTACTGGGGAAGGGTCTGCCCTTTAAAACTGCACTTGTGGTTGGTGGTGATGCCATGGCTGGACAAATTTACCGCATTCAGCAGGGGGTGGAATTGATTGTTGGAACTCCGGGCAGGCTGATTGATCTTTTAACCAAACATGATATTGAACTTGATGAGGTATCAGTTCTGGTTTTGGATGAGGTGGATTGCATGCTTCAGAGGGGCTTTCGGGATCAGGTAATGCAGATTTTCCGGGCTCTTCTACAGCCTCAGATATTGATGTTCTCTGCAACAATCCCACCAGAGGTTGAAAAGATGGCAAACTCAATGGCAAACGATTTGATTCTTGTGTCTACCGGGAAGCCAAACAGGCCAAACAGTTCTGTAAAGCAGGTTGTTATCTGGGTTGAGTCAAAGCATAAGAAGCAGAAGCTTTTTGAGATATTGATGAGCAAGCAACATTTCAAGCCTCCTGTTGTAGTGTTTGTGAGTTCAAGGCTTGGTGCTGATCTCCTGTCTGAAGCAATTATAGTCATGACTAGGCTGAAAGCTCTTTCAATCCATGGAGAGAAGCCTATgaaggagaggagggagagCCTGAAGTCGTTCTTGATGGGAGAGGTTTCTGTGATTGTGGCCACGGGTGTTCTTGGACGAGGTGTGGATCTTTTGGGGGTGAGGCAAGTGATTGTGTTCGACATGCCCAATTCCATTAAAGAGTATGTCCATCAGATTGGTAGGGCATCTAGATTGGGAGAGGAGGGAACAGCAATTGTGTTTGTTAATGAGGAGAATAAAAATCTGTTTCAGGAGTTGGTTGAAGTTTTGAGATCATCAGGAGCTGCTGTTCCTCGTGAGCTTGCTAATTCACGGTACACAATTGCTTCCTACTCTGTTGGCAAGAGCCAGAAGAAACGGAAGCATGGTTGCTGA